The DNA window TTTCGGGTTTGTTGAACCTGATGAGTTACCAAAAATTTATAGGAGTGCTGATATTTATGTATCACCTGCAATAGGAGGAGAGACTTTTGGTATTGTTTTGATTGAAGCAATGGCATCAGGTGTTCCGGTTATATCTTCGGATATAGAAGGTTATAACGAGGTTATAAAAAATGGGATAAATGGACTTTTATTTAAAAATAAAAATGAAAAGGACCTTGCAGAAAAAATAGAAATTTTAATAAATGATAAATCTTTAAGAGAAAAAATAAGGGAAAGGGGATTAAAATTTTCAAGAGAATTTGACTGGAATAAAATTAGTGAAAAGGTAGAATTTATTTATAAATGTTAATAAAGGATAGGGATTTAAAGGCTTTTGAATTTCTCTCAGAAAAATTTAATTTAAAAAAAGAAGAAAATAAATTGTTTTTTTTAAAAAAAGTTCTTAAAATATTTTCAGAAATTCCCTATGAAAATTTAACAAAGATAATTGAGGCAGAAAACAAAAATTTTGAAAAAAAATTAAGAACACCCTATTATATCATCAAGGATTTCTTTGAAAAAGGGGGAGGTGGAACCTGTTTTTCCCTTGTTTATTTTTTAAAAAATTTCCTTGAATATTTAGGCTTTAAACCCCAATTTTTACTTGCAGATAGAAGTTATGGTGAAAATACCCATACCCTTATTTCCCTTGAGATTGAAGGTAAAAAATACCTATGTGATGTTGGATATCTGATTTATGAGCCTATTCCCCTTGAAAGTGATTTATTTAAATTTAAAACATCAGCCTATGATTTTATTTATGAAGAAAGAAAAGACGGTATATATGTTTATACGGAAAGTGAAAAGGGATTTAAAAAATTCAGGTTTAAAATAAAAAAAGAAAAAGTAAGTGAAGATGATTTTATATCAGCCTGGAAAAAATCTTTTGAATTTGAAATGATGAATCACATTATTGTTTCAAAGGAAGTAAAGGATGGAATTATATATATAAAGGATGGACACTTTCATAGAATAAAAGAGGGAAAAACTTTTTATAAAAAAATTGGAGAAAAGGAAATGATAAAAATTCTTGAGGAACTGAATATAAAAAGGGATTTAATTTTAAAAGTTAAGGGATTTATAAAATGAGTGAACCCGCAAGCCCTTTACCCTGTAAATTGATTTTAGGTTTATTTTACACTGAAAAAGATTTATTACTTAAGGTTAAGGAAGAACTTATAAAATCCTTTGGAGAGATTGATTATGAAAGTGAAAGTTTTGATTTTAATTTTACTTCTTATTATGAAAAAGAAATGGGTAAAAATATAAAGAGAATATTTTATTCCTTTAAGGAACTAATTGATCCATCAAAAATTGTTGAAATAAAGTATATAACATGGGAAATTGAAAAAAAATTTACTATTGAAGGAAAAAGGAAAGTTAATATAGATCCCGGTTATATGGATTATTTCAAGTTCGTTTTAGCATCTTTTAAGGAAGGTGGTTATAAAATATATCTTGGAAGAGGAGTTTATGCTGATATAACCTTATGGTATGAAAAAGGGAAATTTAGACCCCTTTTAACGAGTTTCCCGGATTTTAAAAGCAATTTATATGAAAAAACCTTTTTGAAAATTAGGGAAATATATAAAAGGGATTTGAGAAAATTAAAATAAAAAATATGATATAATTTACTATGAAAACAAAGATTAAAAAGGAGGTTATTATGGTAAGATTTATATTTATTCTCTTTAATCTATTTATTTTAAGCTGTATGACAATGCCTTTTATGTATGAAACTCTTGAACCAAAAACAGAAAAGAGAATGGGCGTCTCTCTCCATTATGGTATTGAAAATTTTAAGTTCGGTGGTATAAGAGGGGATTATGAAAAATCTAAAAGTTTTTTAAGAAAAATTGAATTAGGGTATGGATTTGGAACCTCAATTAATAATATAGTAAATGAGCAAAGTTCTAAAGATATAAGGCTACAGATTGATGGTGGAATTTATGGAAAGGTTGTTTCACCAACAGATCCTGTAAGATTTGGGCTTAAAATCCATTTTAGACCTTCTCTTTTTTTAGGTTTACCTCAAAGAGATGGAATAATTAAAGATATATGGGCTCCCATAGGTATTTCATTATTATCTGGTTTTGGAAACCCTGAGTTTTTAACTGTTGGTTCTCATATTTATATCCAGCCCCTTGGAACAAATATTTTTCCCCTAATTCCTCCCTTTATTTCTTTAACCTACCATCATAAGAAATATGCTATTGCTCTTATTGCAACAATACCTGTAGGGATAGAATATGAAGGTGAGCCTCTTTACTTTCCTTACTTTGGTATGGGTTTAGGTTTACATTATTAAAAAATTTATATTTTACCATTTATTAGATACTGGTATATTTTAAAGGCAACTTTTTCCTGTTTTTGCCAGCTTCCGAAAGCAAATCCTTTTGAGCTTATTTTTCCTATAATTTTTTTGATCTTTTCATTAACTCCTTTTGGTGGTGATTTAGCAAAGGGTGTTTGAGGTAAAGGTATAAATGCATGTGTATGAATGTAAGCTCCCATTCTTGTTAAATCTTCTATTACCTTTATTGTCAAGTTAATATCTTCTTCAGTTTCACCAGGCAGTCCAAAGATAAAATCTACATTTGCTTTAAGACCTGATTTTAGGGTAATTTTTACTGCATTATAGACATCCTCTACTGTATGTCCTCTGTTACATAAATCTAAAATTCTCTGACTTCCAGATTGGGCACCGATTGTAATATTATCATTATCAGCATACTTTAGTATCAATTCTATTGTTTCTTCATTTACATGTTCAGGTCTAACTTCTGATGGAAATGTTCCAAAGAAAATTCTTCCTTCTGGTTTAATAATTTTATGAATATTTTTCAGAAGTTCTTCCAATTCAAGGATATTAATTTTTTTACCATCAGTTGAACCGTATAAGAAGGCATCTGGGGTAATAAATCTTATATCTAAAAGATTTTTATTTTTCATATACTCCACATATTTACATATATTCTCAATACTTCTGTGTCTCAGCTTTGCACCAAAAATTCTTGGAGTCTGGCAGAAATAGCAGGCAAAAGGGCATCCCCTTGTTATTTCAATAGGTCCAAATTTCTCGTTTTTTATTGCGAAGGGATGATATTTATTTAAGTCAACTTGTTCTCTTTTACCTGTGAATTTCATAACTCCATTATCATCAATGAAGGTAATTCCTTTAACAGTTTTAAAATCTTCATCATTACATATTTTTTTTAAAAGTTCAGTTATTGTCTCTTCCCCTTCACCTTTTACAACAATATCAAATCCCATTTTAAGTGTTCCTTCCGGGTCTCCTGTTGGATGGGGTCCTCCTGAGATAAGTAATATTTTTTTACCAAATTTTTCTCTTAATGTTTTAACAATTTTATTTATTTCCCATAATTGTGTGGTGAAAAAAGATATACCAATTATTACTTTTTTATGTTCCTTAATTATATGTTCAATTTCTGTGATAAAATTTTTTTTATTTTTGATAAAGTAAATCTTTATATTGTTAAGGGATTCTTCAGTTTCAATGGCGCCTACTAATGCATTAAAACTATATTTATTATTTTTGTTATAATAAATTACAAAAGCATAATCTTTTTTCATAATTTACAGACTAAATCTTATTTTATCTAACTTTAAAGAGTTTTATTTTCTTTTTCAGATGTTGTTTTAAGAAGTTCATCAAAGCACTCTTTACAAAGGTATATCTCCTCAGTTATCTTTATAAATGTTAACTCAGGATTGTATATCTTTTTGCATTTTATACATATTTTTTCTTTTTTACTTTTTCTTTTTTTCTTTTTCATCTTAGCCTCCTTTTTTTATTTTAAAATTATACACCATAACTTCCTCCATACTTATACATATTTATAAACAATCCATTTTTTATTTCTTCTTTTATTCTTTTAATTTTATTTTTAAGGCTTTTTTCTTTTTTGATAAATTCCATTAATCCTTTCAAGTCCATTTTTAACACCACCCCTAAATATTCGAGTAACTCTCTCTTTGTTATCAATTTTTTTTTCAACTGATTTTCTTTAAAGGCAGTATAAATCACTTCACCTAAACCAACAAAACCTTTATTTTTATTAATGAACTTACTTAAAAGTTTAAAAAAAATTTCAAGCTCAAAAATAAAATCAGTGGTTAATAACTTTTCATTTGAAGGTATCATTTTTATAAATCCATTCTCATATTTAAAATTACCAAAAATACTTTCCAATTCAAAAATCACAGAATAATGAGGGATATCTTTATAAAGTAGAGTAAATGTAGAAAATCTTGTGTAACGGGAAACTTTTATGTCACAAACTTTTACAATTAAATTATGGTTTTTATAATTGTTTAATTCATCTTTTTGTTTAGAAGAGGGCAAAAAAATTGAAATTTTTTGTGTTTTTAAAACATTTTCTATTACAACCCATAAATTTGTTAAAATCCACCAGTTATCTTTTAATTTATAAAAATCATAATTTATTGTTTTAAACTTTTTGCCTTTATATTCGTTTCCCAAATCGCATATATAAGTTTCTTCCTTCAAACTATTATATAAAATTAAGTAAGGTAAGAGATTTTTTCGCAATAGTGCTGTTAAGTTTTTGATTTTCTCTCCCTCTTTTCCTGATACT is part of the candidate division WOR-3 bacterium genome and encodes:
- a CDS encoding arylamine N-acetyltransferase; its protein translation is MLIKDRDLKAFEFLSEKFNLKKEENKLFFLKKVLKIFSEIPYENLTKIIEAENKNFEKKLRTPYYIIKDFFEKGGGGTCFSLVYFLKNFLEYLGFKPQFLLADRSYGENTHTLISLEIEGKKYLCDVGYLIYEPIPLESDLFKFKTSAYDFIYEERKDGIYVYTESEKGFKKFRFKIKKEKVSEDDFISAWKKSFEFEMMNHIIVSKEVKDGIIYIKDGHFHRIKEGKTFYKKIGEKEMIKILEELNIKRDLILKVKGFIK
- a CDS encoding DUF4416 family protein translates to MSEPASPLPCKLILGLFYTEKDLLLKVKEELIKSFGEIDYESESFDFNFTSYYEKEMGKNIKRIFYSFKELIDPSKIVEIKYITWEIEKKFTIEGKRKVNIDPGYMDYFKFVLASFKEGGYKIYLGRGVYADITLWYEKGKFRPLLTSFPDFKSNLYEKTFLKIREIYKRDLRKLK
- a CDS encoding TIGR04013 family B12-binding domain/radical SAM domain-containing protein, which encodes MKKDYAFVIYYNKNNKYSFNALVGAIETEESLNNIKIYFIKNKKNFITEIEHIIKEHKKVIIGISFFTTQLWEINKIVKTLREKFGKKILLISGGPHPTGDPEGTLKMGFDIVVKGEGEETITELLKKICNDEDFKTVKGITFIDDNGVMKFTGKREQVDLNKYHPFAIKNEKFGPIEITRGCPFACYFCQTPRIFGAKLRHRSIENICKYVEYMKNKNLLDIRFITPDAFLYGSTDGKKINILELEELLKNIHKIIKPEGRIFFGTFPSEVRPEHVNEETIELILKYADNDNITIGAQSGSQRILDLCNRGHTVEDVYNAVKITLKSGLKANVDFIFGLPGETEEDINLTIKVIEDLTRMGAYIHTHAFIPLPQTPFAKSPPKGVNEKIKKIIGKISSKGFAFGSWQKQEKVAFKIYQYLINGKI